Proteins encoded together in one Triticum dicoccoides isolate Atlit2015 ecotype Zavitan chromosome 7B, WEW_v2.0, whole genome shotgun sequence window:
- the LOC119341144 gene encoding peroxidase P7-like — translation MPSSRAPCWVALLLFVALVATANGSELFAGYYEKTCPNVQHVVRSVMASRVAAQPRMAPAVLRLFFHDCFINGCDASILLDATPFSPGEKDVKPNASLTGYTVIDDIKSALEHDCPATVSCADVIALASRDAVALLGGPTWSVPLGRKDSRFAADPESTKKGLPSPKDDLAELVTMFAELNLDARDMTALSGAHTVGMANCETYRDRVYGPNGDIDPSFAQTTRQTCQGTSGKAPFDAQTPMRFDNAYYRNLIARRGLLTSDQTLYGGGGLQDNLVEMYSADGEAFARDFAKAMVKMGNIPPPKGMPVEVRLKCSMANH, via the exons ATGCCGTCCTCCAGGGCCCCTTGTTGGGTCGCGCTGCTCCTCTTCGTTGCTCTGGTTGCCACCGCCAATGGCAGCGAGCTCTTCGCGGGTTACTACGAGAAGACGTGCCCCAACGTGCAGCACGTCGTGCGGTCAGTGATGGCGAGCAGGGTCGCCGCCCAGCCGAGGATGGCGCCGGCcgtcctccgcctcttcttccatGACTGCTTCATCAAC GGATGCGATGCTTCCATTCTCCTGGACGCAACTCCCTTCTCCCCCGGCGAGAAGGATGTGAAGCCGAACGCCTCCCTCACCGGCTACACCGTCATCGACGACATCAAGTCCGCGCTAGAGCACGACTGCCCGGCCACTGTCTCCTGCGCCGACGTCATCGCCCTTGCGTCCCGCGACGCAGTCGCCCTGCTCGGAGGTCCCACCTGGAGCGTGCCCCTCGGCCGCAAGGATTCGCGCTTCGCCGCCGACCCGGAGTCCACCAAGAAAGGCCTCCCCAGCCCCAAAGACGACCTCGCCGAGCTCGTCACCATGTTCGCAGAGCTCAACCTCGACGCTCGTGACATGACCGCGCTCTCCGGTGCCCACACTGTCGGGATGGCCAACTGCGAGACCTATAGGGACCGTGTCTACGGCCCCAATGGCGACATCGACCCCTCCTTCGCACAGACCACGCGACAGACGTGCCAGGGTACTTCTGGTAAGGCGCCGTTCGACGCGCAGACGCCGATGAGGTTCGACAACGCTTACTACCGGAACCTTATCGCGCGGCGTGGTCTCCTCACCTCCGACCAGACCCTATACGGCGGTGGAGGTCTGCAGGATAATCTCGTGGAGATGTATAGCGCCGACGGTGAGGCGTTCGCGAGGGACTTCGCCAAGGCCATGGTGAAGATGGGAAACATACCTCCGCCCAAAGGAATGCCAGTGGAGGTGAGGCTCAAGTGCTCCATGGCCAACCACTGA
- the LOC119336436 gene encoding U3 small nucleolar RNA-associated protein 14-like, translated as MGGTKPNPKARTNTLAPRGSRGTGRGRGRGRGRGGAGRPGEKRSHGPHLPNKLRRELESLGPARDRGSDDDDDDEDDVVGEDVYEYEEGVPEEEARKNDRYDAVAKYEYDFDSDDSNADEDVPSDEGEDMEEDDDGDMDEEKQIRILQETTGMPREAFDGNRKKKEKKQAQELLLQPGDGPVTIHDLLDNIQDKPGYSKIRKMVQQQEKKPMVVQPPLPKGQRDKMDRSVAYVLSKKEIGKWERIVKDNREAATLRFENDLNLGVDTVGAIASKFEPRSSFEKQMAGVFNNTEIMEAHKNDGAKILELNKMEVEDVRERQNRLAKMRSLLFRHEMKAKRVKKIKSRTYHRLMKKDKLKAADLEADPEAAKDSAKKLEFKRAEERMTLKHKNNSKWAKRILKRGLSVQDDGTRDAITAQLQQHALLTRKMNSIKDGSSSSDESSDDDDDDEDEDESKLEAKLLNRGKEKIRKVIEEDNEIPKSGVFSLPFMERAMKKRADATYEETRLDYEELEESLRKLEDDNTEENVDSMKVTGKRTFGPVKRAHEEANKRPKLGDADKNSDSEYDSDSGQHFDSSEVNKKAEYANNKADDVQLGTALLDNEQQNDLYVSFDGTRKSQGPKTDIEVRMLADNSWKKVKNSKTNGGNNIKESGNKSKVQIPSVDSNPKPQNSDSDSEEEMVDGFLTVSDEKETYELPSQADLIRQAFAGDDVEAEFEDEKVKALNEEDPEPEEPALVPGWGQWTHVQQKRGLPSWMVKEHEDAKRKREETLKSRKDAKLKHVIISEHVDKKAEKLLATNLPFPYTSNDVYENSMRMPLGPDFNPAISLSALNRPAIVKKPGVVIKPIQYGEIDPHEKPDELKRVIQRVKPNPNIKKASAKQAKRTASHRRN; from the exons ATGGGCGGAACGAAGCCCAACCCGAAGGCGAGAACCAATACCCTGGCCCCCAGGGGATCACGCGGCACCGGGAGGGGCCGTGGCAGGGGCAGGGGCAGGGGCGGGGCGGGGAGGCCCGGGGAGAAGCGCAGCCACGGGCCTCATCTTCCCAACAAGCTGCGCCGGGAGCTCGAGTCGCTGGGACCTGCCCGCGACCGGGgctccgacgacgacgacgacgacgaggatgacgtgGTGGGCGAGGACGTGTACGAGTACGAGGAGGGGGTgcccgaggaggaggcgcgcaagAACGACCGCTACGACGCCGTCGCCAAGTACGAGTACGACTTCGACAGCGACGACTCCAACGCG GACGAGGATGTGCCTTCGGATGAAGGCGAGGATATGGAAGAAGATGATGACGGAGATATGGATGAGGAGAAGCAGATAAGAATACTCCAGGAAACGACAGGAATGCCTAGAGAAGCCTTCGATG GCaataggaagaagaaggagaagaaacagGCACAGGAGCTGCTTTTGCAGCCTGGAGATGGTCCGGTAACAATTCATGATCTCTTGGATAATATCCAGGATAAGCCTGGGTATAGCAAGATACGTAAGATGGTCCAGCAGCAGGAGAAAAAGCCAATGGTCGTGCAGCCCCCACTTCCAAAAGGGCAGAGGGACAAGATGGACCGTAGTGTGGCATACGTCCTATCCAAGAAGGAAATCGGCAAGTGGGAGCGGATAGTGAAGGACAACCGGGAAGCTGCCACGCTTCGCTTTGAAAATGATTTGAACTTAGGTGTCGATACTGTTGGGGCAATTGCTAGCAAATTTGAACCAAGGTCATCATTTGAGAAGCAGATGGCTGGTGTGTTTAACAACACAGAAATTATGGAAGCACACAAGAATGATGGTGCTAAAATCTTGGAACTTAACAAG ATGGAGGTGGAGGATGTGAGAGAGCGTCAAAATCGTCTTGCTAAAATGCGCAGCCTTCTGTTTCGTCATGAAATGAAAGCAAAACGTGTGAAGAAGATTAAGTCCAGGACTTACCACCGGTTGATGAAGAAGGACAAGCTGAAGGCAGCAGACTTGGAGGCAGATCCTGAAGCTGCAAAAGACTCTGCTAAGAAACTAGAATTTAAGCGTGCGGAG GaaaggatgacactgaagcacaagaATAATTCGAAATGGGCAAAGCGAATCTTGAAGCGTGGCTTGTCTGTTCAAGACGATGGCACTCGAGATGCTATTACAGCACAACTCCAACAGCATGCTCTTCTTACTAGAAAAATGAATTCCATAAAAGATGGATCTAGTAGTAGTGATGAAAGttctgatgacgacgacgatgatgaagacgaaGATGAAAGCAAATTAGAAGCAAAGCTTCTGAACAGAGGGAAAGAAAAGATTCGTAAAGTGATTGAAGAAGATAATGAGATTCCAAAGTCTGGAGTTTTTTCATTGCCTTTCATG GAGCGTGCTATGAAAAAGCGTGCAGATGCAACTTATGAGGAAACACGGCTAGATTATGAAGAATTGGAGGAATCCTTAAGGAAATTGGAGGATGACAACACCGAGGAGAATGTAGATTCAATGAAGGTGACAGGTAAAAGAACTTTTGGGCCTGTGAAAAGGGCACATGAAGAGGCAAACAAGAGGCCAAAATTAGGTGATGCTGACAAGAACAGTGACAGTGAGTATGACTCTGACTCTGGTCAACATTTCGACAGCAGTGAAGTAAATAAGAAGGCAGAATATGCAAATAACAAGGCAGATGATGTCCAACTTGGGACTGCACTGCTCGACAATGAACAACAGAATGATCTATACGTT AGCTTTGATGGTACTAGAAAAAGCCAAGGCCCAAAGACAGACATTGAAGTTCGAATGTTAGCCGATAATTCGTGGAAGAAG GTCAAAAATAGCAAAACAAATGGTGGTAACAATATTAAAGAGAGTGGCAATAAATCCAAAGTGCAGATCCCTTCTGTGGATTCAAACCCTAAG CCTCAAAATTCTGATTCAGATTCTGAGGAAGAGATGGTTGACGGTTTCTTGACTGTCTCTGATGAAAAGGAAACTTATGAACTTCCATCGCAAGCTGATCTTATACGTCAAGCCTTTGCTGGTGATGATGTTGAAGCTGAGTTTGAGGATGAGAAAGTGAAAGCTTTAAATGAAGAGGATCCTGAACCTGAAGAACCTGCACTTGTTCCtggttgggggcagtggactcatgtACAACAGAAAAGAGGACTTCCTTCATGGATGGTGAAAGAACATGAAGATGCCAaaaggaagagggaagaaaccttaAAGAGTAGGAAGGATGCAAAGCTAAAACACGTTATTATTTCTGAGCATGTTGACAAGAAG GCTGAAAAACTTTTAGCAACGAATCTTCCTTTCCCGTACACCTCAAATGATGTGTATGAAAATAGCATGCGTATGCCTCTTGGACCTGATTTCAACCCAGCAATATCACTGTCTGCTCTTAACCGACCTGCG ATTGTGAAGAAGCCTGGTGTTGTTATTAAGCCAATACAGTACGGGGAGATTGATCCGCATGAGAAGCCTGATGAGCTCAAGCGGGTCATTCAGAGAGTAAAACCGAATCCGAACATAAAGAAGGCCTCTGCGAAACAAGCGAAGAGGACAGCTTCACATCGGAGGAACTGA
- the LOC119335205 gene encoding uncharacterized protein LOC119335205, whose protein sequence is MDIYKKHPESFQISIPQSLPLLLLLSRSLSRRFGGGGAMVRSWSASASSSWPPSSDPEAGASLPLLKCCTCGWRQVIRLVSKSDRNPGRVFFKCPNHKRGSHGSCDCYHRIDEYLDLVLCHGYNIPKEEVEYIAMISKPYLDREMTTKGTKPNIRASFIEKDSRVESVVKKISNIPGNQMSQIAEDIKLQLDLVVGIGWKILLVCTMILAVNLYAVVMK, encoded by the exons ATGGATATTTACAAAAAACACCCCGAATCGTTTCAGATCTCCATTCCCCAGTCCttgcctcttcttctccttctctcccGATCTCTCTCACGGCGATTTGggggcggcggcgccatggttcGGAGCTGGAGCGCGTCAGCGAGCTCTTCCTGGCCGCCTTCCTCTGACCCTGAGGCTGGTGCATCTCTCCCTCTACTTAAGTGCTGCACGTGCGGCTGGAGGCAAGTGATTCGTCTGGTTTCCAAATCTGACAGGAATCCAGGACGGGTTTTCTTCAAATGCCCTAATCACAAG AGAGGGTCACATGGATCTTGTGACTGCTATCACCGGATAGAtgaatatttggatcttgttttgtGCCATGGTTATAATATTCCTAAAGAGGAGGTGGAGTACATTGCAATGATTTCCAAGCCCTATCTGGACAGGGAGATGACAACCAAAGGAACGAAGCCAAACATTCGTGCTAGTTTCATAGAGAAAGATAGCAGGGTAGAAAGTGTGGTCAAGAAGATTAGCAACATTCCTGGAAATCAGATGAGCCAGATTGCTGAAGATATCAAGCTTCAGTTGGATCTTGTTGTAGGCATAGGTTGGAAGATTCTGCTTGTTTGTACCATGATTCTTGCCGTGAACTTGTATGCTGTTGTAATGAAGTAG